AAATCAAGATTCTGAAGGTTTGTAATTTGTGCTATTGTATCTATATTTTTAGACACATTCAATGTTTGTAGTTTActtatattataaaagaattGCCTTTATTTAACTCATAAAGAAATATGATCTTTCTCATGTTATTCActtgaaataacaaattttaaagtAATTGTAAGATACTTATGTTTCTTACATTAATTGTTAAtaagaacaataatatttactATAAGGAAGTTTGAATGTTTAaaagtaatacatatattttttaataagaattATCTGTGGTTAAGAGACAgtttaaatgtttcatatttcAATAACAACTGCATAATGAGTTTGGTTGCTGACTAAAACATTATGTTTTAGGAACTAACAGAATTACATCACGAAAATGTTGTTGCATTATTGGACTGTAAGGTTAGTACAATGAGAATTAGCACATAATGCTTACGTTAGTAAGCATTAAATATCTTTacttttttgtaaatattatataatagtattGATATTGGTATAATTATGAACTTACTGTTTAGGAGTCTAATTATAATGTCTTCCTGGTTATGGAGTATTGTAATGGTGGGGATTTAGCTGATTATTTAAGTGGTatgttttctataaaaaaagtcttatcaaaacattgaaataatatttacagaAGCTAAAGATCAACTATATTTActctattatttcatttttcattaattagCAAAAGGAACTCTTTCTGAAGATACTATCAGAGTGTTTTTAAAGCAATTAGCAGGTGCAATGAAAGCACTACATGCCAAAGGTGTAGTTCACAGAGATCTTAAACCTCAAAATATTTTACTCAGTCATAATTGTGGTAAGGCTTGTCCACAGCCACAtcaaataacattaaaaattggcaagtatttatttctttacttctttaatatacatattgtacCACATGaaaaaaagtttaaatttatcTAAATTGAAGGGATAAGTGAAGAAAAAAGGTTCTAAATTATACTTTTCTGTTCCAGCGGATTTTGGGTTTGCTAGGTTCTTACAAGATGGTGTAATGGCTGCAACATTATGCGGTTCACCAATGTATATGGCACCAGAAGTTATAATGTCACTTCAGTATGATGCAAAAGCAGATCTCTGGTCTTTAGGAACAATAGTTTTTCAATGTCTTACTGGGAAAGCTCCATTTCAAGCTCACACACCTCAGgctttaaaattgttttatgagAAAAATGCAAATCTTGGACCTAAGTATGTTGTAATATACTTATGTGCTTTTGCCGAAAAGAGAAGcttatattcatttttttctttgttttaattGCTTATATTTTAGAATTCCACCTGGAACTTCACCTGAGTTATCAGATCTTTTAATGGGCTTATTAAGACGTAATGCTAGAGATCGTATGCCTTTTGATGAATTCTTTGGACATCCTTTCCTTCAAGGTTCCAGGGAAAGCCCTAGTCCAGTTCCTGCTGAACTTCCTGCTTCCCCAGGAACATTAGCGATTCCAGAAGGAGCTACGGCTGTTACAAGATCAGAGCCAGAAACAACCAGTCCGTGTTCCAGCCCTGAAGATGACTTTGTGCTTGTGCCAAGTGATCTCAGTAGTGACACAGACAATAATCCCAACACGCAACAAGTAAAGTACGTAATTTAATAACATCTTGTACAAAGAattctatttatcttttattttatttattattatatgtgtttttaatattgttattaattgaTTAGATATATCAAACAAACTAGTAGAGAGGCAGTGAGTCCACCACGACCATGCTTCCTTCCCATTTCTGAGCCAATTCCCGTTCCGTCTCAAAGAAGTATTGCACAACCATCATCTCCTTCTACAAATGTACGATCGGGAAGTAGTGTTGTTCCTCGCTCGCAACCTATAAGTATGAAACGCAGTGTGGATACTCATAGGAGTCACGCTCCTGATATTGGCTCTCTTAGTCCACCCAGTGTTCAATTTGTCATTGGTACACCACCCAATAGAaggtatactaattttttattggtataaattattttatttgtcgtaTGTGTATCATCTTTTTTAACTGTGATTACTTTCAGATTAAGTGAAACACCTCCACCACCAAATACGTGGCAAGTTAGTCCTGTTGCAAGGCATTCGCATACTTCCAGTGGGACGTCGCCATTAAGGCGTTCAACTGGAAATAATAGTGCATCTTCGCCATTACTAACAGGACCGTTGGCAGTGTTAGGTTCTCCTACATCGAGAGCATTTCAGGATAATAACAACACATTGAGGCATTCGCCAGTTATTCCTTTTGGTACAAGAGCTGTTACACTTCCTGAAATATCTGgtacgtattttatattatttgcaaaTTGTACTATAGCaggagaaatattttatgttaaattaGTCAATATcttcactcttt
This DNA window, taken from Bombus terrestris chromosome 3, iyBomTerr1.2, whole genome shotgun sequence, encodes the following:
- the LOC100644361 gene encoding serine/threonine-protein kinase unc-51 isoform X2, translated to MEIVGDYEYNTKDLIGHGAFAVVFRGRHRKKPNFVVAIKSITKKSLAKSQNLLGKEIKILKELTELHHENVVALLDCKESNYNVFLVMEYCNGGDLADYLSAKGTLSEDTIRVFLKQLAGAMKALHAKGVVHRDLKPQNILLSHNCGKACPQPHQITLKIADFGFARFLQDGVMAATLCGSPMYMAPEVIMSLQYDAKADLWSLGTIVFQCLTGKAPFQAHTPQALKLFYEKNANLGPKIPPGTSPELSDLLMGLLRRNARDRMPFDEFFGHPFLQGSRESPSPVPAELPASPGTLAIPEGATAVTRSEPETTSPCSSPEDDFVLVPSDLSSDTDNNPNTQQVKYIKQTSREAVSPPRPCFLPISEPIPVPSQRSIAQPSSPSTNVRSGSSVVPRSQPISMKRSVDTHRSHAPDIGSLSPPSVQFVIGTPPNRRLSETPPPPNTWQVSPVARHSHTSSGTSPLRRSTGNNSASSPLLTGPLAVLGSPTSRAFQDNNNTLRHSPVIPFGTRAVTLPEISEAGSFQNLLPEVNPTITDDRPLTFFAPELPEETLLEREHNEILAKLNFVVALCECVCEVARTRAGPLGAPLGGIEQASTAATRRRAEQVILLVRALQWLSSGLNLATQQLNAGRLQPTTTVKEVVNTMNEKFRTCLSECKQLNSAGLLHQTGATADKILYNHAIQMCQSAALDELFGNPAECFQRYHTAQILLHSLSQHVSHSQDRALLIKYKDAVEKRLYVLQQQGYIYATDPT
- the LOC100644361 gene encoding serine/threonine-protein kinase unc-51 isoform X1, whose product is MEIVGDYEYNTKDLIGHGAFAVVFRGRHRKKPNFVVAIKSITKKSLAKSQNLLGKEIKILKELTELHHENVVALLDCKESNYNVFLVMEYCNGGDLADYLSAKGTLSEDTIRVFLKQLAGAMKALHAKGVVHRDLKPQNILLSHNCGKACPQPHQITLKIADFGFARFLQDGVMAATLCGSPMYMAPEVIMSLQYDAKADLWSLGTIVFQCLTGKAPFQAHTPQALKLFYEKNANLGPKIPPGTSPELSDLLMGLLRRNARDRMPFDEFFGHPFLQGSRESPSPVPAELPASPGTLAIPEGATAVTRSEPETTSPCSSPEDDFVLVPSDLSSDTDNNPNTQQVKYIKQTSREAVSPPRPCFLPISEPIPVPSQRSIAQPSSPSTNVRSGSSVVPRSQPISMKRSVDTHRSHAPDIGSLSPPSVQFVIGTPPNRRLSETPPPPNTWQVSPVARHSHTSSGTSPLRRSTGNNSASSPLLTGPLAVLGSPTSRAFQDNNNTLRHSPVIPFGTRAVTLPEISEAGSFQNLLPEVNPTITDDRPLTFFAPELPEETLLEREHNEILAKLNFVVALCECVCEVARTRAGPLGAPLGGIEQASTAATRRRAEQVILLVRALQWLSSGLNLATQQLNAGRLQPTTTVKEDDYISVVNTMNEKFRTCLSECKQLNSAGLLHQTGATADKILYNHAIQMCQSAALDELFGNPAECFQRYHTAQILLHSLSQHVSHSQDRALLIKYKDAVEKRLYVLQQQGYIYATDPT